One part of the Musa acuminata AAA Group cultivar baxijiao chromosome BXJ1-5, Cavendish_Baxijiao_AAA, whole genome shotgun sequence genome encodes these proteins:
- the LOC135673959 gene encoding E3 ubiquitin-protein ligase ATL23-like, with protein sequence MLLLFLFVALFLVCFGMGVVFMVYMCMLWSSMLRNGEGNKSGKGLSTAELERLGGEADGGAVAGQECAVCLEDIEAGQAARVLPECRHAFHRLCADRWLSAHPDCPLCRAQLHPPPPPPPPPPLAPPSVPVHVVVAA encoded by the coding sequence ATGTTACTGCTGTTTCTGTTCGTCGCCCTGTTCTTGGTGTGCTTCGGGATGGGCGTGGTGTTCATGGTGTACATGTGCATGCTGTGGTCGTCGATGCTGCGGAACGGGGAGGGGAACAAGAGCGGGAAGGGGCTGTCCACAGCGGAGCTGGAGCGGCTGGGCGGGGAGGCGGACGGGGGGGCGGTGGCCGGCCAGGAGTGCGCGGTGTGCCTGGAGGACATCGAGGCGGGACAGGCGGCGCGGGTGCTGCCCGAATGCCGGCACGCCTTCCACCGCCTCTGCGCCGACCGGTGGCTCTCGGCGCACCCGGACTGCCCCCTCTGCCGCGCCCAACTccaccctcctcctccccctccccctccgccTCCCTTGGCTCCGCCTTCGGTCCCCGTGCACGTGGTCGTGGCTGCATGA